Genomic DNA from Haloplanus aerogenes:
CAGTTCCTCGTGCAGCCGGGTGACGAACTCCTCGCGGGTCTCCTCGCGGCGCTCGCACTGACGGTAGCCGACCAGATCCGCCCCGTCGAACCGCTCGATCACCGCGTCGGTGAGCGACCGCGCGAGCGACTCCCGGGCCACCTCGACGGTCACCCGCGCGACGCCGTCCGCGACCGTCACGTCGCGGAGTTGGGCGCCATGGTCGGCGAGGAGTGCCCGGAGTTGCTCGTCCTCCACGGACAGTTCGACGAGGCACGCCTGCCGCTCGTCGACGAGGATGCCGTGCACTTCGACGGCCGTCGACGCGGCCGCGTCCCGCACGGCCTCACCCGTCGCGTCCGAGAGTTCGAACAGGCTCGTCGGACGGTCTCGATCCGCGACACTTCCCGCGTACGCCAGTCGACAGCCGAGCGATTCGGCCAGCGTGACCAGCGGGTGGTTCATGACCGTGAACTGCAGTTCGACCACCTCGGCCCCCCGGAGCGTCCGCTGGCTCTCCAGCGTGTTGATACCAGTCGCGACCGTCCGGCCCAGCGCCGTCAGCACCGCGCGTTCGTGGTCGTCGAACTCGCTGTTGCTCCGGGCGTACACACAGACGGCGCCGTACGTCGCGTCGCCGTAGTGGAGCGGAATCGCGGCCACGGCCGTCGCCGGCACGGTCCCGTCGGCGAGCGCCCGGATCGTCACCCGGCCATCGGCGACCGCCCGCGAGACGGCCGCTCCGACCGTGTCGTCGTCACCGACCCCGATCCGCTCGCGGTCGTCCGGCGTCCATCCCGCGTCCGCTCGTCGGTGCATCGTCTCGTCGGCGGGTTCGTAACTCCCCAGCCACGCGCCGGTGTACGTCGCCGCCAGCCCCTCGACGACACCTTCTTCGAGGTCGTCCCGGGACCGGGCCTCCGCGACGGCCGCCGTCGCGTCCGCGACGACGCCGTCTAGCCGCTCCAGTAGGAGTTCCTGTGCCGCCCGTTCCCGCTCGATTCCGGCGGCGCGCCGGGCCGCCGCCCGCTCCGCACGCTTCCGGCGGGTCACGTCCTGCTGGAACCCCACGTAGTAGGCGACCCGCCCTTCGCCGTCCCGGAGCGGAGCGATGGTCACCTCGTTCCAGAACTGCTCGCCGTCCCGTCGGTAGTTCCGGAGTTCGACCGTCGTCGCTTCCCCTTCCTCGATGGCGTCGCGCATCCGCGCGACCGGTTCGTCCCGCGTCTGCTCCCCCTGCAGGAACCGGCAGTTGCGCCCGACCGCGTACGCCGGCGGATACCCCGTGATCCGCTCGAACGCGGCGTTGGCGTACACGAGGGGCAGATCCGGTTCCGTCGCGTCCGCGATGGTGATCCCGACCGGTGCCTCGTCCATCGTCCGCGTCTTCAGCGACTCGTCGACGGCGTCGGTACTCACCGCCGTTACCCCATCCCTGTCGCCCGGTTGCGGCACCGCTTCCGCCCCACTCCCGTCCTCCTCGGGCCTCCCTGACATGTTCTGCCACAGGAAGCGCCGCGAAAATGGGTTTGGACGGCCCCAGACGTGATGTTGGAACGTAAACAAAAAAGCGCGCGTTTCCGACGAATCGGAAGCTAACCGGTCAGTCGGCGGTCGCTTCTTCCTCGACGGCCTCTTCGCGGTAGTACTTCGCGATGAGTTCCTCGTCGATGCGGTTGAGCTCCTCTTTCGGGAGGGCCGAGAGGAGGTCCCAGCCGATGTCGAGCGTCTCGCCGATGTCGCGGTTGGTGTCGAAGCCCTGGTCGACGAACTCGCTTTCGAACTCGTCGGCGAAGTCGAGGTACTTGTTGTCCCGATCGCTCAGGGCTTCGCGGCCGACGATGTTCACCAGGTCACGCAGGTCCTCACCCTCCGCGTACGCGGCGTACATCTGGTCGGACACGTCGGCGTGGTCCTCGCGGGTGAGGCCCTCGCCGATCCCGTCGTCCATGAGTCGGGAGAGGGAGGGCAACACGTTGACCGGGGGCTGGACGCCCTGACTGTTGAGGTCGCGGTCGACGTAGATCTGCCCTTCCGTGATGTAGCCCGTCAGGTCGGGGATCGGGTGCGTGTCGTCGTCGCCGGGCATCGTCAGGATCGGGATCTGGGTCACCGATCCGTCGCGAC
This window encodes:
- a CDS encoding bacterio-opsin activator domain-containing protein, yielding MSGRPEEDGSGAEAVPQPGDRDGVTAVSTDAVDESLKTRTMDEAPVGITIADATEPDLPLVYANAAFERITGYPPAYAVGRNCRFLQGEQTRDEPVARMRDAIEEGEATTVELRNYRRDGEQFWNEVTIAPLRDGEGRVAYYVGFQQDVTRRKRAERAAARRAAGIERERAAQELLLERLDGVVADATAAVAEARSRDDLEEGVVEGLAATYTGAWLGSYEPADETMHRRADAGWTPDDRERIGVGDDDTVGAAVSRAVADGRVTIRALADGTVPATAVAAIPLHYGDATYGAVCVYARSNSEFDDHERAVLTALGRTVATGINTLESQRTLRGAEVVELQFTVMNHPLVTLAESLGCRLAYAGSVADRDRPTSLFELSDATGEAVRDAAASTAVEVHGILVDERQACLVELSVEDEQLRALLADHGAQLRDVTVADGVARVTVEVARESLARSLTDAVIERFDGADLVGYRQCERREETREEFVTRLHEELTDRQHAALVRAYSGGFFEWPHETTGDELADAMGVCRSTFHEHLRAAQRKLVGAVLDA